Proteins from a genomic interval of Fundidesulfovibrio putealis DSM 16056:
- the cobI gene encoding precorrin-2 C(20)-methyltransferase gives MRPAVLYAVGVGPGDPDLITLKAVKALNSAAVVFAAASTRNDYSLALSIATPHMRPDTPVEHLGFPMTKDAAVLEAAWQANAQAVLKALDQGRDAAFITLGDPMTYSTFLYLWRTMRAMKPDVRVEIIPGVSSVQASAAAAGIGLVESGENLAILSGVDDTPRLRKALEACDSAVILKAYRSYPRLLELLRSMGLAEKSVLVSRCGLDGQAIQHGLTDCDGHPPYFSLILVKK, from the coding sequence ATGCGCCCAGCCGTTTTGTACGCGGTGGGCGTCGGCCCCGGCGACCCCGACCTGATCACCCTGAAGGCCGTGAAAGCTTTGAACAGCGCCGCCGTGGTCTTCGCCGCCGCATCCACCAGGAACGATTACTCCCTGGCCTTGTCCATCGCCACGCCCCACATGCGCCCGGACACTCCGGTGGAACACCTGGGGTTTCCCATGACAAAGGACGCCGCCGTGCTGGAGGCCGCCTGGCAGGCCAACGCCCAGGCCGTGCTGAAGGCCCTGGACCAGGGCCGCGACGCCGCCTTCATCACCCTGGGCGATCCCATGACCTACTCCACCTTCCTGTACCTGTGGCGCACCATGCGCGCCATGAAGCCGGACGTCCGGGTGGAGATCATCCCCGGGGTCAGCTCGGTCCAGGCCTCGGCGGCGGCTGCCGGGATCGGCCTGGTGGAATCGGGCGAAAACCTGGCGATCCTCTCCGGCGTGGACGATACCCCGCGCCTTCGCAAGGCGCTGGAGGCGTGCGACAGCGCCGTGATCCTCAAGGCCTACCGCAGCTACCCCAGGCTCCTGGAATTGCTGCGTTCCATGGGGCTTGCCGAAAAATCCGTGCTGGTCAGCCGATGCGGCCTGGACGGCCAGGCCATACAGCATGGGCTCACTGATTGCGACGGACACCCCCCGTATTTCTCGCTGATACTCGTAAAAAAATAA